The following proteins are co-located in the Wenzhouxiangella marina genome:
- a CDS encoding nuclear transport factor 2 family protein, with the protein MNDTMQNDDQKAIEALMATYVEGGRTGRSDLLRPVFHDLATICGYVGPDLFAGPIEMFYDWHADNGPAAELVVGDLRIDVEGSAASVRFELDNWTGHRFTDFFTLVRIDGRWQIMSKVFFLHPE; encoded by the coding sequence ATGAACGACACTATGCAGAATGACGATCAAAAGGCCATCGAGGCCTTGATGGCCACCTATGTCGAAGGAGGCCGCACAGGCCGCAGTGATCTGCTCCGTCCCGTGTTCCACGACCTGGCCACGATCTGCGGCTACGTCGGGCCTGACCTGTTCGCCGGTCCGATCGAGATGTTCTACGACTGGCATGCCGACAACGGCCCGGCCGCCGAGCTTGTGGTCGGAGATCTACGGATCGATGTCGAAGGCAGTGCGGCATCGGTCCGCTTCGAGCTCGACAACTGGACCGGCCATCGATTCACCGACTTCTTTACCCTGGTCAGGATCGATGGGCGGTGGCAGATCATGAGCAAGGTCTTCTTCCTTCATCCGGAGTAG